TCAAAGGGATATGCCTTGCCGTAGGGCTCGAGGATCATTTCGGTGGCCACCGTATAGAGGCGTTCGGTGTCTGTTCGGCAAATAGTTAACACAAAAACCAGACACAAGCACGGCAGCACTCACCCAGCAGCAGGCCGTCCATGTCGAAGACGCAGTGCGTCACCTTTCGCAGCACTTTGTTGGCCATCTCGCAGCAGTTCTCCCCACTCTGGGCTCCCGATTATGTAATGTTACGAAGTCAACAAGTTCGTTTCCTGGCTGCAACACAGAGGTCATAATCAAGTTACTTTGCTTTCACTGGAACATCCCCCGCCCACTCAGGCATGCCCCCACTTTGACTACGTTTCCTGGATTCGGTGCCTCTTGTTCGGTCGTGTCCTTGACCCAAGGTTGCCGCACCCCCTCACCCACAGCAAGGTCAAAGATGGGAGTCGCCCTCATCCCTGCGGCCTTGACCTACACGTAATCTGCTTCCGCCTTTTGCAATATCGCGCGTCTCGTACTTTTCCGCCTCTTCCAAATTTTTCCGCGAGCTTTCTGCCCGGCGCTGTGTGACCGTAGCTGCAAAGGCGCAAAAAGCCTAGTCGAGAATAGTGCTAAATATGGAGGGACTAACTGATATTGTGCACCGACTCAGTTATACtctttaaatacattttacttCTTATCACCTATTggtgttctttttttgttacaacaacaataggcactctttttatattttcgaactcatttaaatttttccatttcttggtaattaatttaaattatatgttTTCCTTTGCCACAACAAACTAACAACATAgaaatatttctttataaaaatataaaggaaAGTTTCAGCAGGAATAGAATTCAAAGTTCTAAACAACTTGTGCCAAACGAGCCCCAATACCTTTTAGTAAACACCACATTTTGTCGGAATAGCAGAtacttgtttttcttttaaatttattaaaaaacaaatacatttttgatgGTCGAATGTAGTCCACTTGCTTTTTTCTTCTGTAGAGGAGGAATCTGCAAGGAAAGCAATGGCAATTAGGTACTGCACTTCATAGCTTCGACGACGAATAGATAAGGCAGCTAGCCTTGGAACACAAGCTTACCTTAACTTAGGCGCTCAGCAAGCAAACACCGCCGGCCTTCTTGATCTTGTCCTCAGCCTTCTTGGAGAAGTACTTGGCCTTCACGATGACGGGGCGGGCGGGCAGGTGACCACGTCCCAGCAGCTTGTAGTAGCCCTGTGGGGAGATGAGAATAACACCAGTCAATACAATGGGTTACAGCAGACGGTGGATGGTTGCACATCCTCTGCAGGAACTGCTGGCTTTGATCTGAAAGGCTGTCCTCTACACGGTGAGAGCAATTGTACGGTCGCATTCTGTCCGCCCATCGCCTTGGGTGTATCTTCATGTTGAAAGCGGCAGCAGAGTTCGCGTAGCAGGGTGTGGAATTCGGGCGAAACTTACGAATTTAACCAAGTCGATGACGGGAGCCTTGGTGCTCTTCTCCTTCTCCAGCTCGGCGAACTTCTCGGCTCCGACCAGGGACCATAGCTTGTCCAGGTTGATCTCGGGCCTGAACTTGTGCTGGCGACGCAGATGGAAGTTCCTCATGCCCACCTTGCCGAAGTAACCAGGATGGTATTTGTCGAAGTTGATGCGGTGGTGGTGCATGCCACCAGCGTTACCGCGACCTCCGGGATGCTTGCGGTGCTTGCCGATACGGCCGTGACCGTGGCTCACATGACCACGCAGCTTCCTGGTCTTCTTCCGCTTGATATTCGACTGTAAGGGAGGAGATCAGAACAGAAACGTGTTTTCATTGACCATTCCTCAATCATTTTCACCCACGTGCTGGAGGTTATGTTTACTTGCTCCAGTCGCTGTGCTCACTTGGCCATTGCAGTCAGTGGGCAGGCATGCTGCTTCACTTTAAGTGAGCTCTTCATTTTATTCCACATCATTCGCCTGCCCACAAACCACATTTTAGGTGCACCACATTTACCGACGTCCACTCACCATCTTTAAAATTGTAGGAAAGAAAGAAGCGAAGTTGGCTGCGGTTGTAGCAGTGTGACCGCCCGGCAGCGATAAcaaaaaatacgaaataccATCCGGCCAGAAAATAAATACCCCTAACTACCATTTCAAATATCACGTACACactattatatttaaaattaatttaagctTATATTCATGacgaaaatatataatcaaACATAATTTAACGTGTTATTAACTATAAAcccattaaattaaatttcacaacaaaaatattaataagttTTTACATTCAAAGATAAAAATTGAGCACCTATTTTCTGTGGAATTCTGTAGACACATATCTTTATGCCATAATGCCCATAATTTCATACATCCTTTTTACCGCATCAAATTATACCTAATGATGATTGTAGCTTagttattttacaaaaaagaACAAGAAGAAGTGTTATTGCAGTTCGCAATGTAAAAAGTTTTATTGAAAACTGGCTATTAACTgaattcattttaaatttgagATTTGTATTCGATAGTTGGTTCAGAGCACTGCTAAATACAGTGCTGTAAAACGGTTGGGCTGCCATGTAAATATAACAGGTGCTGTTAAGAACATCGATGTTAATCGccaaaaattcaaatattctcatttccatttggtttaaattttgtatttagCAACCTAGATTTCCTCAACTAAACGAAATCGCTGATGCTGATTTTCGGGCACAACATTAAAGAACTTCTTGTAGATGGGCTGGCCCTGGCGGCCGGCGTAGTTCCGCTGAATCCAGGTGTGGTCCCAGTTGGGATCGATGGCCTCGCAGGTCACATAAACCTTGCCGTGCTCCATGGCGAACAGGGTTCCATTGCGGCCAAAGCCCACCTTTCAATgggaaaaacaataaaaataaacaagggCTATCTACTTCCTGCGATACTTACATTCAGGCCTGGATGGAAGCGCGTGGTGAGCTGGGTGGCCAGTATGGTGCCCTCGGAGACGTGGTGGCCATCCTGGACGCGCCATCCGCGATGTTTGGGCCTCGCATGGCCTTTTTTGTTCCTCGTACTTCCGCCGGTTTTCTTGCTGGCATTGCGCACGGTGCCTGAATGGGATTGAATCGATTAGAATCTGTAGCCGGCTCGTGGGAAGCCCTTACTCATCAGCGGTTGGTCCGCCTTCAGGCACTGCATGGTCAGCTTTTGCATAATATTAAACGACATATTTGTGATTTTATTCCAGTAACGAGGTTTGTTTATGCAATTCCAGATGGGCACCAGTGTGACCCCCCGAGTTCAGCTAGATCTAGAGCATTAACAGACTGTTGGCCACTGTTGCCAACTGGTGTTAATAAAATCTAGCTTTTATTTTGAGCAGCATTATTTATGCTATAAACTATCGTCTTAGTCGTTAATATATCTGTCACGTATTTAgctaataaaaattaatattcaaaaAATTTGCTGTAATCCTGTTATAGCTAACTGGGCATCACTGCCGCAAGTGGGTGGACTGTGGAGTTTTGAACCTTCAGTGGTAGGGCAACACTCGCCGAGTGTTGAAAATTatcattgtttattttttccggcataagcaaacaaacatgACGTCGTGGGGCAATATCTGCCGCATCTGCAGCAGCCCCGCAGACTACGAGATATTCGCCAAGATTCCCACGTACTTGCACGGCTCCACAAACGAGTTTCTCAACTGGCAAAAGCCCATAAACGTTCTGCTGGAGGAGACGACGGGCCTGAAAGTAAGTGATTCCATTGTCCAGTAGTCAGATAAATGTTTATATAAATGCATCCTCTTTCGACCGAGCGCAGAACTCCACGGACGATGGGCTGCCACGCAACATATGTGCTCCGTGCATTTCCTATCTCAAGCATGCCGTCACATTCCGGGAGCAGTGCATCAAGAACGCACTGAGCCTCAAGCTGGCGGAGCTCTACCAGCAAAAGAGGGTCAACGTTTCGGATGCGAACAAGATGGACAAGGAGAGCGCCCTCTTCACGGCGGAGGATCTGCATTATGTGGAGCAGAGGCCAGTGCACAATCTTCTGCTGAACAACAGCGCCAACAAACTGGAGTCCTCCAAGGACAAGGTGCACAAGCGACTGCTCAATCAGACGACTCCCCAGCTGGACGGCAATGCCGAGCAGAAGATCCAATACTTAAACGTGCTGTTCAACAAGCAGCAACCTTACAATAGCAATCCCAGGCACCCGCGGGATGGCGAACTGCCGTCGAGCAGTGTCCAAAATGACGACGAAGATGACGACTATGCGGTTGCCAGTTCCAGCGATGACAACGAGGAGGCGGCCCTGCTCCGCAAGCACAAGAACTGCTACAACTACACCGAGACCAACTTCGAGGAGGACGATCCCATGGAGCAGGATCAGCTGCAGCTGCGCGACATCAAGGTGAACATACCGGAGCCCATGTGGAAGGAGCGAAAGTGTCCGGCATGCTCCAAGCGCTTCATGTTCGAGGATTCGCATCAGTCGCATCTGGACAACTGCGTCGAGTACCAGTTCGTCACGTTTGTGACCGAGGTGACCAAGTTGCTCGAGATTAGGCGACAGAAGATGGTCTCGCCGCACGAGTTCATCCGCCGCATGATATTCGCTCTGCACAAGACCTGCGCCTGGCTGCAGGAACATTCCATAGACTCGCTTCTGGCCGAGAAGCTCAATCAGGTAAAGGTGTCCAACGGCGAGAAGATAGCTGAGCCGCCAATTCCCATAGATATACCCGATCCCCGCCCGGTGCAGGAACCATCTCTATTCGACTTTGCCAGCGGAACGACGACTCCGATCACGGAGGAGAACAACGTGCTGTACGCCATTGAGCGCTCTGCAAGTTGCCATTCCCAGGGCACGCCCACGGTGAAAAAACCCATTCCCATTCGCGGAAAGGCGGCGCTGGGAATCGGCCTGGACAAGCACAGGGAGCGGGCCACGTTCCTCGAGAAGCTGCAACGTGCCGCAGTCTCTCCTGGCACAGTTTCGCAGGGTCCAGCGCCCGTTTTCTCAGCCCGCTGCGGGCAGTGCAATTTAGAATTTGACTCAGTCTACGAACTGGAGGTGCACAACCACAATGCCCACAGGGGCTGTGCACTGAACGCCGACGACGAAGCCAAAAGGCGTCAGATAATCGCCCTCTTCGAGGATGATATTTAGGTTTTCCAAACTCCTGTTTTTAATGCAGGTGGCTCAATCAAAATAGTAATCATGTTGACCACATCTGTATGCATCTGTGTTTTTGTCCgtattgtatttatttatttatttattttattctgtttCCATTAGTGATTTAGTTTTGCTTAGCGGCAATCCATGTTCATTTACATTCTCGCGTACTCAAAAGCCCGTggctttatatttatatgtactCCAAGACCAATAAAGAGATTCACAAGACTTATTCTTAACCACAAGCCTGTGCGTATATTTGCAAGCTATCCAGCAGTACCAGGTTGGAATCTGCTACCTTCAAGTGCAGACAGTTCTTGAGCAAGCGCATCGCGTCCAGGCTGAGATCTGGATCTCGCAGAGCGAAGAGCTGGTTTAGGGTTTTCACAAGATTCTGCGGGTCTGCTAGTGCTCCTATTAGACTTGGGTCACCTAGGGCCACCAGATTGGCCATTACACGCACGCCGTAGACCAGACACAGCCGGTCGGCTGGCGATGCTAAGGTGGCTTCAAAGAAACGCACCAGGCATTCGGCCTGTTGAGCACCTATCCTGTGCTCCTGTTTCACTATTTCCAGTTGGTGCACTATGTACATGAAGTACTCGCTGGCGGGCTGGCTGAGGAGCTTCTCAGGCAGGTTCTGGGCAATGTACCTTCGATCCTTGTCACTCACATGCTGCGGGCAGTGGGTGGCCACCAGGGAGAGGCAGATGGCGGCATCTTCTTGGCAGCCACTGGGCTCACTGTAGAGCCTCCACAGCTTGGGTACTAGCTGCATTTGCAGCAATACTCTGCCGGCCTTGTCGCATGTGCCCAGAATGTTGGCCAGTGTCCACAGGCAACTGCGCTTGAGGCGTTCGGCCTTGCCATCAAGGTAGGTGACCATGTAGCTGCCCGCCAAAGTGACAATCTTTTCGGAGACATGGGCCTCGCCCAAGGAAAGATTACACAAGCACTCCACGGCATCTGTCTGTCGCTGAATGTGCGGTCCTGAAAGTCGAGACCATCTTTCTGTATAAAACTAAATCTAATGAAGGTGCAGTTTGTTACCAGTGAGCTCCTTAACCAGGACCTGAATGGCGCCAGGAATAGCTGCGAATGCATTGATGTTGTCATTGCTCTGGAGGAACCCCAGCGACAAGCGGCACAGATCCTCGGAGGTGGCGTGCTTGCGCCGCTTGATCCTGCTGGCCATTCCAATGACGTCCTTAGTGCCCATCTCAAGAGCCGCCACTTCCTGCTTAACCTGTCCAAGTCCAATGCGCAACGAGTCCTTCGCCTTCATGCGGCACTCAACACGGTGATCCCTGGCATATTCCCGAATCTTGTTTCGCAGGAAACTTCCCTCACCCGTTGTCGTCGAAGAGtccatttgtttttattttatggaATCCTTAGCAAGTGAGCAATATTCCGATACCTTAATAACAGATTATCGATAACTATAAAAGATTAACTGCACTTGAGTCAAGTCAGCTGTTAAAAGTGTAAACAAAAAAGGTAAGcacttttttgtttatatttgatttggaGTAAGTAATGCTTATTTAATTTCAGGGCAATGGTAGCCTTGTGTCGCATTTGCAATCTAAATCGGAATCGTGGATAAACATATTCAGTGGCACCCAAGAATCCGATTTTCCGTATGTGAATGTGGTTCCTTTTTATACTGGCAACCACCACTTGGACTGACCACCACAGGGTGACCCAGCAGGTTTGTGTTTTTCTCAGCTGTTAAATATGGTAAACAGAAATATTTGGTAAGTTGTTGGTTTTTAAAGCTACTACCTTTTGCATGAGTTAACAGTATTACATTTTAGGAAAAACAGAACATGTCGCATTTGCACGAAAAGATCGAACTTTGTGATAAACATTTTCGATGGCCCATCGGAAAGCGGGCTGTCCAATGTGGATGTAGTCTCCCACTACACTGGCCTACCCGTTCGGCGGGGCGACTCCCTTCCTGAAACAGTTTGCTCGCTGTGCCTCGTGGATGCGCGGATTGCCTTCAGATCAAAGACATCCTCTCGGGAAAGTGACCAACTGGATATCCAAGCAATGGAAGAGAATCTAGAGAAGTTGGGAGCGGATATAAAGAAGGAAGTCACAGGGTTCTGCGAAGAAAGACCAATAAAGAAAGATGTTCTCGAAATACGGGAATACGAAGTAAAGAAAGAACCACTTGAGGATGCGGAGTGCATATTGCCGGACTACTCCGGTACAACTCCTTTGCTGCTCCATGTGAAAGAGGAGCCCATCGAAGATAAATTCTTTAGTGATGAACAAAAAGTTAGTAAGACAACATTCCACTGTGATGTTAGCTATTTTGCAGCACATTCTGCTCTGGACACGCACATTCAGACTCACGAATCCTTCCCGACTAAGCACACCTCGTCAACCCAAAATCCCCTGAAGGGCGTGCCACCATATAAGTGTCACAAACGCTCTCCCCCGAAAGTATTCTTTAGGTGCTCCTTCTGCATGATGTGCTTTAAGCAGCAGTCCGATTTGGACCTGCACATGCTGGGTCACTCTGGAGAACGGTTCACTTGCACTGTTTGCTCCGAGTCGTTCGCATTTGAAAACGATCTGAAACGACACATGCGTAGCCACAACACCAATTTGATCAAGTGTCCCAAGTGCCCAAGACTGTTTCAACACAAAACTGGTCTTAAAAATCACGTGCTCAAACACGGATTTAAATTTCTTACTCCCTAAGAGTACGTGCAATGAAACTAACATTATAAGGACTTATattcttatattatatatttttatctttgttTATAG
This genomic stretch from Drosophila mauritiana strain mau12 chromosome 2L, ASM438214v1, whole genome shotgun sequence harbors:
- the LOC117142419 gene encoding transmembrane and coiled-coil domain-containing protein 6, which codes for MDSSTTTGEGSFLRNKIREYARDHRVECRMKAKDSLRIGLGQVKQEVAALEMGTKDVIGMASRIKRRKHATSEDLCRLSLGFLQSNDNINAFAAIPGAIQVLVKELTGPHIQRQTDAVECLCNLSLGEAHVSEKIVTLAGSYMVTYLDGKAERLKRSCLWTLANILGTCDKAGRVLLQMQLVPKLWRLYSEPSGCQEDAAICLSLVATHCPQHVSDKDRRYIAQNLPEKLLSQPASEYFMYIVHQLEIVKQEHRIGAQQAECLVRFFEATLASPADRLCLVYGVRVMANLVALGDPSLIGALADPQNLVKTLNQLFALRDPDLSLDAMRLLKNCLHLKVADSNLVLLDSLQIYAQACG
- the LOC117142406 gene encoding zinc finger protein 836-like isoform X1, which translates into the protein MVNRNIWKNRTCRICTKRSNFVINIFDGPSESGLSNVDVVSHYTGLPVRRGDSLPETVCSLCLVDARIAFRSKTSSRESDQLDIQAMEENLEKLGADIKKEVTGFCEERPIKKDVLEIREYEVKKEPLEDAECILPDYSGTTPLLLHVKEEPIEDKFFSDEQKVSKTTFHCDVSYFAAHSALDTHIQTHESFPTKHTSSTQNPLKGVPPYKCHKRSPPKVFFRCSFCMMCFKQQSDLDLHMLGHSGERFTCTVCSESFAFENDLKRHMRSHNTNLIKCPKCPRLFQHKTGLKNHVLKHGFKFLTP
- the LOC117142397 gene encoding uncharacterized protein LOC117142397, producing MTSWGNICRICSSPADYEIFAKIPTYLHGSTNEFLNWQKPINVLLEETTGLKNSTDDGLPRNICAPCISYLKHAVTFREQCIKNALSLKLAELYQQKRVNVSDANKMDKESALFTAEDLHYVEQRPVHNLLLNNSANKLESSKDKVHKRLLNQTTPQLDGNAEQKIQYLNVLFNKQQPYNSNPRHPRDGELPSSSVQNDDEDDDYAVASSSDDNEEAALLRKHKNCYNYTETNFEEDDPMEQDQLQLRDIKVNIPEPMWKERKCPACSKRFMFEDSHQSHLDNCVEYQFVTFVTEVTKLLEIRRQKMVSPHEFIRRMIFALHKTCAWLQEHSIDSLLAEKLNQVKVSNGEKIAEPPIPIDIPDPRPVQEPSLFDFASGTTTPITEENNVLYAIERSASCHSQGTPTVKKPIPIRGKAALGIGLDKHRERATFLEKLQRAAVSPGTVSQGPAPVFSARCGQCNLEFDSVYELEVHNHNAHRGCALNADDEAKRRQIIALFEDDI
- the LOC117142406 gene encoding zinc finger and BTB domain-containing protein 14-like isoform X2, translating into MEENLEKLGADIKKEVTGFCEERPIKKDVLEIREYEVKKEPLEDAECILPDYSGTTPLLLHVKEEPIEDKFFSDEQKVSKTTFHCDVSYFAAHSALDTHIQTHESFPTKHTSSTQNPLKGVPPYKCHKRSPPKVFFRCSFCMMCFKQQSDLDLHMLGHSGERFTCTVCSESFAFENDLKRHMRSHNTNLIKCPKCPRLFQHKTGLKNHVLKHGFKFLTP
- the LOC117142770 gene encoding 60S ribosomal protein L27a — encoded protein: MSNIKRKKTRKLRGHVSHGHGRIGKHRKHPGGRGNAGGMHHHRINFDKYHPGYFGKVGMRNFHLRRQHKFRPEINLDKLWSLVGAEKFAELEKEKSTKAPVIDLVKFGYYKLLGRGHLPARPVIVKAKYFSKKAEDKIKKAGGVCLLSA
- the LOC117139349 gene encoding 39S ribosomal protein L27, mitochondrial: MSFNIMQKLTMQCLKADQPLMSTVRNASKKTGGSTRNKKGHARPKHRGWRVQDGHHVSEGTILATQLTTRFHPGLNVGFGRNGTLFAMEHGKVYVTCEAIDPNWDHTWIQRNYAGRQGQPIYKKFFNVVPENQHQRFRLVEEI